In Oryza sativa Japonica Group chromosome 11, ASM3414082v1, the following are encoded in one genomic region:
- the LOC107279363 gene encoding glutathione S-transferase T3-like — protein sequence MSEDTDVEVLMPNEDLRTSTNGAKGSAKRSSNYTRKEDIQLCISWQSISSDPIIGNEQPGKAYWQRIAEHYHANRDFESDRNANSLEHHWGNIQKEVSKFQGCYNQIERHHPSGIPHQELVLEAEALYSSTAPKNRAFQFNHCWLKLRNSPKFQTLESHKRPRSRKSLTPIERAGEEDEGDDASKSTAPDLSQPSAKKRPIGRKQAKEKLKNGGEDGPYKEAMKDLLDAKEKEAKLKEERWKETKEIQERKLLFAERKLVWDQEQKIMFCDVSTLEPDVRTYVLAMRAQIAASKVAALNGGFDGSSGFGGEFGGGNGEV from the exons ATGTCCGAGGACACTGATGTCGAAGTGCTAATGCCAAATGAAGACCTTCGTACTTCAACAAATGGTGCAAAAGGAAGTGCCAAAAGATCAAGCAACTATACTCGTAAGGAGGACATTCAATTGTGCATTTCATGGCAGAGCATTAGCTCAGATCCTATTATTGGCAATGAGCAACCAGGGAAGGCATATTGGCAGAGGATCGCAGAGCACTACCATGCTAACCGTGATTTTGAGTCTGATAGGAATGCAAACTCTCTTGAGCACCATTGGGGTAACATTCAGAAGGAAGTAAGCAAGTTTCAAGGTTGCTACAATCAAATTGAGCGTCATCATCCAAGTGGCATACCACATCAAGAGCTT GTTCTTGAAGCTGAGGCATTATACTCGTCCACTGCACCAAAGAATAGGGCATTTCAGTTTAATCATTGTTGGCTCAAGTTGAGGAATTCTCCAAAGTTTCAAACACTAGAATCCCACAAGAGGCCACGGTCTAGGAAGTCTTTGACCCCAATTGAGAGagctggtgaagaagatgaaggagATGATGCTAGCAAGAGTACAGCTCCTGATTTATCTCAGCCGAGTGCTAAAAAGAGACCAATAGGTAGGAAGCAAGCAAAGGAGAAGTTGAAGAATGGAGGAGAAGATGGACCATACAAAGAGGCGATGAAAGATTTGCTTGACGCTAAAGAGAAAGAAGCGAAATTGAAAGAAGAGAGATGGAAGGAAACTAAGGAGAttcaagagcgcaagctcttATTTGCTGAGCGTAAGTTAGTGTGGGATCAAGAACAGAAGATTATGTTTTGTGATGTTTCCACCTTGGAACCGGATGTGAGAACGTATGTGTTGGCTATGAGGGCACAGATTGCAGCTTCAAAGGTGGCTGCCCTCAATGGTGGATTTGATGGTAGTAGTGGCTTTGGAGGTGAGTTTGGTGGCGGTAATGGAGAAGTTTGA